A window of the Dyadobacter pollutisoli genome harbors these coding sequences:
- a CDS encoding copper homeostasis protein CutC yields MTIEVCAYSLESCINAQAGGAGRIELCGGLGEGGTTPSAGLIEVVRQHIDINLYVMIRPRGGDFVYDVFEEEIMRKDIDLAKKLGANGVVLGILTADGQVDVQRTKALVDYAYPLKVTFHRAFDLTPDPVKALKAVIETGAERILTSGQKASAPQGIDLLRKLAEESNGAVEIMAGGGVNHTNAAELAAAGIHSLHLTAKAFRPGRQKYFPEGISMAGEIPDERSVMYSDLALVEAIVQVVSE; encoded by the coding sequence ATGACCATTGAAGTTTGTGCTTATTCCCTTGAATCCTGTATCAATGCACAGGCGGGAGGAGCCGGAAGAATTGAGCTGTGCGGAGGGTTGGGCGAAGGCGGTACCACGCCCAGCGCCGGATTGATTGAAGTAGTAAGGCAACATATTGATATCAACCTATATGTGATGATCAGGCCGAGAGGTGGGGATTTCGTGTATGATGTGTTTGAAGAAGAAATCATGCGAAAGGACATTGATCTCGCCAAAAAACTCGGTGCAAATGGTGTCGTACTAGGCATTCTTACCGCCGACGGCCAGGTGGATGTACAACGCACCAAAGCGCTTGTCGACTATGCTTACCCACTCAAAGTCACTTTTCACAGAGCGTTTGACCTCACGCCAGATCCGGTGAAAGCATTAAAGGCCGTAATCGAAACCGGCGCCGAAAGAATTCTTACATCCGGGCAAAAAGCTTCCGCTCCGCAAGGTATTGATCTGCTCCGCAAACTGGCCGAGGAGTCGAATGGTGCCGTTGAAATTATGGCTGGCGGAGGTGTTAACCATACCAATGCCGCTGAACTGGCGGCAGCAGGCATACATTCGCTTCACCTCACGGCGAAAGCATTCCGTCCGGGCCGACAGAAATATTTTCCCGAGGGAATTTCAATGGCCGGAGAGATCCCCGACGAGCGATCTGTTATGTACAGCGATCTCGCTCTTGTAGAGGCAATTGTACAAGTAGTTTCAGAGTAA
- a CDS encoding type II toxin-antitoxin system HigB family toxin has translation MRIITKGTLHDFWQKYPDAEQDLKFWYEKVKNADYQSPNEVIADNPRTDTVGNNRIVFNICSNKYRLIALFRYNLQRVYIRFVGTHKEYDRIKDIKNI, from the coding sequence GTGAGAATAATTACGAAGGGAACATTGCACGATTTTTGGCAGAAATATCCAGACGCTGAACAAGATCTGAAATTTTGGTACGAAAAAGTAAAAAATGCGGACTACCAATCGCCCAATGAGGTTATTGCGGATAATCCCAGGACTGATACAGTTGGAAACAATCGCATTGTATTCAATATCTGTAGTAACAAATACAGGCTGATTGCTTTATTCCGGTATAATCTGCAACGCGTATATATCAGATTCGTAGGCACACACAAAGAATACGATAGGATTAAGGACATTAAGAACATTTGA
- a CDS encoding helix-turn-helix domain-containing protein has translation MNTLEQIKSELKPVHSDPEYRKYLAIIDTLVDCKENSPEEELLELLSILVEDYELKHYPIEPPDPVEAIKLRIEEQGLKRKDLISYFGSASRVSEVLNRKRPLTLEMIRKLHRGLGISAETLLA, from the coding sequence ATGAACACATTGGAACAAATTAAATCTGAATTGAAGCCAGTTCACTCAGATCCAGAGTACCGAAAATATCTTGCAATCATTGATACGCTTGTGGATTGTAAAGAAAACAGCCCAGAGGAAGAATTACTGGAACTGCTATCGATCCTGGTCGAGGATTACGAATTGAAGCATTATCCGATTGAGCCGCCTGATCCTGTTGAGGCAATAAAACTGAGAATTGAAGAGCAGGGACTGAAAAGAAAAGACCTGATCAGTTACTTTGGCAGCGCCAGCCGTGTATCTGAGGTATTGAACAGGAAAAGGCCTTTAACCCTTGAAATGATACGAAAACTACATAGAGGGCTGGGGATTTCAGCGGAGACATTATTGGCTTGA
- a CDS encoding DUF2795 domain-containing protein, giving the protein MYWTLELASYLEDAPWPATKDELIDFAIRTGAPLEVVENLQELEDDGQPYESIEEIWPDYPTKDDFFFNEDEY; this is encoded by the coding sequence ATGTACTGGACTCTCGAACTCGCATCGTACCTTGAAGATGCTCCCTGGCCAGCTACCAAAGACGAGCTAATTGACTTTGCAATCAGAACAGGCGCTCCGTTAGAAGTAGTTGAAAACCTTCAGGAGCTTGAAGATGATGGTCAGCCTTATGAAAGCATTGAGGAAATTTGGCCCGACTATCCGACAAAAGACGATTTCTTTTTCAATGAAGATGAATACTAA